A genomic stretch from Mycobacterium cookii includes:
- the eccB gene encoding type VII secretion protein EccB — translation MPLNLSNRDQNSGHLFYNRRLKAAITRFSVRMKHDDRKQQAAVALSMVFVLIGIGWMALLHIMKPAGLVGQSSIIGNRDTGAVYAKINGRLHPALNLTSARLAVGNASAPTWVKASEIAKYPTGPMIGIPGVPDSLPVTPNSVSAWAVCDTAPTRGSGLPPLVTSIAGELSTGGRAAPMERSQAILVTHKGATYVIWGGQRSLIDPSDRSVTFNLGLDPGLTYPIEISNALFDAMPSTEPLVVPAIPELGTPSRWLPGAVVGTVLQTQDANGTVTGFYALLPDGVQKITSFVADLLRTATAQGSATPTLISPDKLIHIPVVDILNVGYYPSGKLNFIDTATNPVTCVAWQKESTDPQASISVVSGRGLPVPVSMDPRLVRLVRDDRQPESVEADQALVLPDAANFVATTSGVATSDSRESLYWLSPQGVRFGVQWDRKTLEPLGLDAGSAVQAPWPIVRTFAAGPAISHDSALLARDTITGGGAVAPVPEANPQAGG, via the coding sequence TTGCCACTGAATCTGTCCAACCGAGACCAGAACTCCGGGCACCTCTTCTACAACCGCAGGTTGAAGGCCGCAATCACCCGGTTCTCGGTGCGGATGAAGCATGACGACCGCAAGCAGCAAGCGGCAGTGGCACTGTCGATGGTGTTCGTCCTCATCGGGATCGGCTGGATGGCGTTGCTGCACATCATGAAACCGGCCGGTCTGGTGGGCCAGTCTTCGATCATCGGGAACCGGGACACCGGCGCGGTCTACGCGAAGATCAACGGACGGCTGCACCCCGCACTCAACCTCACCTCAGCGCGGTTGGCCGTCGGCAACGCCAGCGCGCCCACCTGGGTGAAGGCCTCCGAGATCGCCAAGTACCCGACCGGCCCGATGATCGGCATCCCCGGCGTGCCCGACAGTCTGCCGGTCACCCCGAATTCGGTCTCCGCGTGGGCAGTGTGCGACACCGCGCCCACCCGCGGTTCCGGCCTGCCACCACTGGTCACGTCGATCGCAGGAGAGCTCTCGACGGGTGGCCGCGCGGCACCGATGGAGCGCTCGCAAGCCATCCTGGTCACGCACAAGGGCGCGACGTACGTGATCTGGGGCGGTCAGCGGTCGCTGATCGACCCCAGCGATCGATCGGTCACCTTCAACCTGGGCCTCGATCCCGGCCTGACCTATCCGATCGAGATCTCCAACGCGCTGTTCGACGCCATGCCCTCGACCGAACCCCTTGTCGTCCCTGCGATTCCGGAGCTGGGCACGCCGTCACGGTGGCTACCTGGCGCGGTGGTCGGTACCGTGCTGCAGACGCAGGATGCCAACGGCACCGTCACCGGGTTCTATGCGCTGCTGCCCGACGGCGTGCAGAAGATCACCAGCTTCGTCGCCGATCTGCTGCGCACCGCGACGGCGCAGGGCTCCGCCACACCGACCCTCATCTCCCCGGACAAACTGATCCACATCCCGGTCGTCGACATTCTCAACGTCGGGTATTACCCGTCCGGAAAGCTGAATTTCATTGACACAGCCACTAATCCGGTGACCTGTGTGGCGTGGCAGAAGGAGTCCACCGATCCGCAGGCGTCGATTAGCGTGGTGAGCGGACGCGGTCTGCCGGTGCCGGTCAGCATGGACCCCCGGCTGGTCCGGCTGGTCCGCGACGATCGTCAGCCGGAGTCGGTCGAGGCCGACCAGGCTCTGGTGTTACCGGACGCCGCGAACTTCGTCGCCACGACCAGCGGCGTCGCCACATCGGACAGCCGGGAGAGCCTGTATTGGCTATCGCCACAAGGCGTTCGGTTCGGCGTGCAATGGGATCGCAAGACGCTGGAGCCGTTGGGGCTGGACGCCGGCAGCGCCGTCCAGGCGCCGTGGCCGATTGTGCGCACCTTCGCGGCCGGGCCGGCCATCAGCCACGACAGCGCCCTGCTGGCGCGCGACACCATCACCGGTGGCGGCGCCGTCGCGCCCGTCCCGGAAGCCAACCCACAGGCCGGAGGCTAG
- a CDS encoding DUF2710 family protein: MPGPGSRAQLSDKDLVESVLRELSEAADKWEALVGQAETITYSVDLGDIHAVANSDGRLLELALHPTVMAGYTHGELADRLNLAVAALREEAEAENRARYGGTLR; the protein is encoded by the coding sequence ATGCCGGGGCCGGGCAGTCGTGCGCAGCTGAGCGATAAGGATCTCGTCGAATCCGTTCTGCGTGAACTCAGCGAGGCCGCCGACAAGTGGGAAGCTCTCGTCGGGCAGGCCGAGACGATCACCTACAGCGTCGATCTGGGCGATATTCACGCGGTGGCGAACTCCGACGGCCGCCTCCTCGAATTGGCGTTGCACCCGACCGTGATGGCCGGCTACACCCACGGCGAATTGGCCGACCGGCTGAACCTCGCGGTCGCCGCGTTGCGTGAGGAAGCCGAGGCCGAAAACCGGGCACGCTATGGCGGGACACTGCGGTGA
- a CDS encoding DUF5632 domain-containing protein has translation MKTKSPAQPVNGAADVEKPPQFTLAPPTPSPETSAAPAESEAVLESDSWETAALQPESLQPESLQTEAFQAPSPFDSDDTEVLEELANLLQEISPTTAAPVEPAARPEPPEPPAPPPVSMFEPPIPQPASAHPAPQMPAELEHERLERLLKFVARQEPGLRWAVGLREDRTTLLVTDLAHGWIPPGITLPAEVHLLEPARRKGTAKSLLGETTLAATYAPGDPLGWAADYEVTDTSSQPRELPEVDDLGWLLSEATHWRDGLPRLVNTLAKAGAAGTGIVDAELDILRVYLDTSRYQLLAQYPDVDAGLLLNCLLLAATEGIAARNRLNANYHFAWFQVLNAPLASGWKTGA, from the coding sequence GTGAAGACGAAATCGCCGGCGCAACCCGTGAACGGCGCCGCCGACGTCGAAAAGCCCCCCCAATTCACACTCGCTCCGCCCACACCGTCGCCCGAGACGTCCGCGGCGCCAGCGGAGTCCGAAGCCGTGCTGGAGTCCGACAGCTGGGAAACGGCCGCCCTGCAACCGGAATCCTTGCAGCCGGAATCCCTGCAGACGGAGGCATTTCAGGCGCCGAGCCCGTTCGACTCCGACGACACCGAGGTCCTTGAGGAGCTGGCGAACTTACTTCAGGAGATCTCGCCCACCACAGCCGCTCCGGTCGAGCCGGCGGCCAGGCCAGAACCACCAGAACCGCCCGCCCCGCCGCCGGTGTCGATGTTCGAACCCCCCATCCCGCAACCCGCTTCAGCGCACCCGGCGCCGCAGATGCCTGCGGAGTTGGAACACGAACGGCTGGAACGGCTGCTCAAATTCGTGGCCCGGCAGGAACCGGGATTGCGGTGGGCTGTCGGTCTTCGTGAGGACCGCACCACATTGCTGGTGACCGACCTCGCGCACGGCTGGATCCCGCCTGGAATCACGCTGCCCGCCGAAGTCCACCTGCTGGAGCCGGCCCGCCGGAAAGGCACCGCGAAGTCGCTGCTCGGCGAGACGACGCTGGCGGCGACCTACGCACCCGGCGACCCGCTGGGCTGGGCTGCCGACTACGAGGTCACCGACACCTCATCGCAGCCCCGCGAGCTCCCCGAGGTCGACGACCTGGGCTGGCTGTTGAGCGAGGCGACCCACTGGCGCGACGGGCTGCCGCGGCTGGTCAACACACTGGCGAAGGCGGGTGCTGCGGGAACGGGCATCGTCGATGCTGAACTCGACATTTTGCGGGTTTACCTGGACACGTCGCGATACCAACTGCTGGCGCAGTATCCCGATGTCGACGCCGGGCTACTGCTGAACTGCCTCCTGCTGGCGGCGACCGAAGGTATTGCCGCCCGGAACCGGCTGAACGCCAATTACCATTTCGCGTGGTTTCAGGTGCTCAACGCGCCGCTGGCGAGCGGGTGGAAGACCGGAGCGTGA
- a CDS encoding DUF2694 family protein produces MTEADPAFDTVHPSGHILVRSCRGGYMHSVTLSEAAMETDVESLTEGILLTADVSYLKAVMEVRGEIVAAGYTPSAEVPTAEDLDVAIERLVAHELPRRDDTE; encoded by the coding sequence ATGACTGAGGCCGACCCCGCGTTCGACACCGTGCATCCGAGCGGGCACATCCTGGTCCGCTCCTGCCGCGGCGGCTACATGCACAGCGTCACGCTGAGCGAGGCCGCGATGGAGACCGATGTCGAAAGCCTGACCGAGGGAATCCTGTTGACCGCCGACGTCTCCTACCTCAAGGCGGTGATGGAAGTGCGCGGCGAGATCGTCGCGGCCGGCTACACCCCGTCAGCCGAGGTTCCCACCGCAGAGGATCTCGACGTGGCGATCGAAAGGCTTGTCGCGCACGAACTGCCGCGGCGAGACGACACGGAATAG
- a CDS encoding ESX-1 secretion-associated protein produces the protein MADRIHVVPAHLREAAGHHQETSEYLRTMPSSHQAIQQSLDSLGPIFGELREAGRALLEQRRLCYEQQADHHAEIAGHLTKSAGMWEQHESEAAQQIERISDDDR, from the coding sequence ATGGCAGACCGAATCCACGTGGTACCCGCCCACCTGCGTGAAGCCGCCGGCCACCACCAGGAGACGTCGGAGTATCTGCGGACCATGCCGTCGTCGCATCAGGCCATCCAGCAGAGCCTGGATTCGCTGGGCCCGATCTTCGGTGAGTTGCGCGAGGCGGGCCGCGCACTGCTGGAGCAGCGGCGACTCTGCTACGAGCAACAGGCCGACCACCACGCGGAGATCGCCGGCCACCTGACAAAATCGGCCGGCATGTGGGAGCAGCACGAGTCGGAGGCGGCCCAGCAGATCGAGCGGATCTCCGACGACGATCGATGA
- a CDS encoding DUF4226 domain-containing protein, with the protein MPDDVVGDGHQEGDAADAIRNAEVALAHQNSTTAQVDLQVVTAVLSAHQKAAAGKDALTRLQRDIEGAVVTRSDLDTPAGARDFQRFLIGKLRDIRAVVAGASLDDTSNSALMAAWTSLYNAGQPGDGDDAGKSPPAAAGAQTGSAATEPELEPYLDDEPLADDVPTQTAPSAAPTPAQTPSLPAFGGGGLPGGATMPGLGSPGGFALPGPLSASDASPKDDALRESDEPEDPSDGDGHDETEPVARPAHSGPTTVTLPDGETLTAASPQLAAAIEAAAAGTPIAEAFQHEGITIPPPGTAVSDPVDPAHLAPGDIGMFTDRHALALGESRALVNGQIQHISTVTGPGFLGWEHPPVPVSAPDKTDPPAPTRPASADRTEPA; encoded by the coding sequence ATGCCTGACGACGTCGTCGGCGACGGCCATCAGGAAGGCGACGCGGCCGACGCGATCAGGAATGCCGAAGTCGCTCTGGCACACCAGAACTCGACGACAGCTCAAGTCGACCTGCAAGTGGTCACGGCGGTGCTCAGCGCGCACCAGAAAGCTGCTGCCGGCAAGGACGCGTTGACCAGGCTGCAGCGCGACATCGAGGGCGCGGTGGTCACGCGGTCCGATCTGGACACCCCGGCCGGCGCGCGCGACTTCCAGCGCTTCCTGATCGGCAAGCTCAGGGACATCCGCGCCGTCGTCGCCGGCGCGAGCCTCGACGACACGTCGAATTCGGCGTTGATGGCCGCCTGGACGTCGCTGTACAACGCCGGTCAACCCGGCGACGGTGACGACGCGGGCAAGTCCCCGCCCGCAGCAGCCGGAGCGCAAACAGGTTCGGCTGCAACAGAACCCGAGCTGGAGCCGTATCTCGACGACGAGCCGCTGGCCGACGACGTGCCGACCCAAACCGCGCCTTCGGCGGCGCCCACTCCCGCGCAGACGCCGAGTCTGCCCGCGTTCGGCGGGGGAGGGCTTCCCGGCGGCGCGACGATGCCGGGGTTGGGGTCGCCCGGGGGCTTCGCGCTACCCGGGCCGTTGTCGGCCAGCGACGCGTCGCCCAAAGACGACGCACTACGCGAATCCGACGAACCCGAGGACCCGTCCGATGGGGACGGCCACGACGAGACCGAACCGGTGGCGCGACCCGCACACTCTGGCCCGACCACCGTGACGCTGCCCGACGGCGAGACGCTGACCGCAGCCAGCCCGCAGCTCGCGGCGGCGATCGAGGCGGCGGCGGCCGGGACGCCCATCGCGGAAGCCTTTCAGCACGAGGGGATCACGATCCCGCCGCCGGGAACGGCGGTCTCCGATCCGGTGGATCCCGCGCACCTCGCGCCCGGCGACATCGGGATGTTCACCGACCGGCACGCGCTGGCCCTCGGCGAAAGCAGGGCCCTGGTCAACGGCCAGATTCAGCACATCTCGACCGTGACCGGACCCGGGTTCCTAGGCTGGGAACACCCTCCGGTGCCGGTGAGCGCGCCGGACAAGACCGACCCACCGGCACCCACCAGGCCGGCCAGCGCCGACCGAACCGAACCAGCGTAG
- a CDS encoding DUF4226 domain-containing protein has protein sequence MTGQGGLSIDAIGDRQTALSARHAAAADADRILTGALASAHAATVEGVRRLDAIAAEIDGAVSNQAALGIDTAVGAREFQKFLVAKQREILAVVAQAHELDAAKKAVLDGLGEHYGVAAD, from the coding sequence ATGACGGGGCAGGGCGGGTTGTCGATCGACGCGATAGGGGATCGGCAGACCGCGCTGTCCGCCCGTCACGCAGCGGCGGCCGACGCCGACCGCATCCTCACCGGGGCACTTGCCAGCGCGCACGCGGCGACCGTTGAGGGCGTCCGACGCCTGGACGCGATCGCCGCCGAGATCGACGGCGCGGTAAGCAATCAGGCGGCTTTGGGCATCGACACCGCGGTCGGTGCGCGCGAGTTCCAGAAGTTTCTGGTCGCCAAGCAACGCGAAATCTTGGCGGTGGTCGCGCAGGCCCACGAGCTCGACGCCGCGAAGAAGGCCGTGCTGGACGGGCTCGGCGAACACTACGGCGTAGCGGCCGACTGA
- a CDS encoding C40 family peptidase, giving the protein MSGSDVAALSRAHQLFAGSPADVALDAPPPRYDALLQRSAALNSAGGQQLYKSMVDRSRDALHSAAATDGTITATIAEARRDHAVAHALTKSVLDEARADTAIADNPIAQREAIRRRVARLHAQQAHVLAARRKARRHRSRWHPVSYRMFGHAMPGSRAGIAVRAALSRLGRPYVWGATGPDQFDCSGLTQWSYARAGIHLDRTTYQQIYDGVPVPRSQVRPGDLVFPSAGHVQLAIGHNLVVEAPHSGATVRISPLGAGVQIRRPLG; this is encoded by the coding sequence GTGAGCGGAAGTGACGTGGCGGCGCTGAGCCGCGCCCACCAGCTGTTCGCCGGCAGCCCCGCAGACGTGGCGCTGGATGCGCCCCCGCCGCGATACGACGCGCTACTGCAGCGGTCCGCAGCACTCAATAGTGCTGGGGGACAGCAGCTTTATAAATCGATGGTCGACCGCAGCCGGGATGCTCTACACTCCGCGGCGGCGACCGATGGCACTATCACGGCCACCATCGCCGAGGCGCGGCGCGACCACGCCGTCGCGCACGCGCTGACGAAGAGCGTTCTCGACGAGGCCCGCGCCGACACGGCGATCGCGGACAATCCGATCGCGCAGCGCGAAGCGATCCGCCGCCGGGTCGCGCGATTGCACGCGCAGCAGGCGCACGTGCTGGCCGCCCGCCGCAAAGCCCGACGGCACCGCTCGCGGTGGCATCCGGTGAGCTATCGCATGTTCGGCCATGCGATGCCGGGCAGCCGCGCCGGCATCGCCGTGCGCGCCGCGTTGTCCCGGCTGGGCCGGCCCTACGTGTGGGGGGCCACCGGACCGGACCAGTTCGACTGTTCCGGGCTGACCCAGTGGTCGTACGCTCGCGCGGGAATTCATTTGGACCGCACCACATATCAGCAGATCTACGACGGTGTCCCGGTCCCACGGTCGCAGGTCCGACCCGGTGATCTGGTCTTTCCCAGCGCGGGGCATGTGCAGTTGGCCATCGGTCACAACCTCGTTGTCGAAGCGCCGCATTCCGGTGCGACGGTGCGGATCAGCCCGCTGGGTGCCGGCGTGCAGATCCGGCGCCCGCTGGGGTGA
- a CDS encoding helix-turn-helix domain-containing protein, whose amino-acid sequence MSRESAGAVIRELRESRDWSLADFASATGVSVMGLSYLERGARKPHKGTVQKVENGLGLPPGTYSRLVVAADAAAELERLTAGSAPEPPPRITGPIVVDRHTDTHMFEEHAEVHLDALNSLIARLPAETSNEYETYILSVISQCVKVEMLAANSWRVAINADEASAARLMRQLEALEATRGALLDRMATSLSARFNQACAQSSLPEPVIAALLGVTVAEMWDIRNTGVIPPGALPRVRAFADRVDQTDGEQQ is encoded by the coding sequence GTGAGCCGTGAATCGGCCGGCGCGGTGATCCGCGAATTGCGTGAGTCGCGCGACTGGTCCCTGGCGGACTTCGCCTCGGCGACCGGCGTCAGCGTCATGGGACTCAGCTACTTGGAGCGCGGAGCCCGCAAACCGCACAAAGGCACAGTTCAGAAGGTAGAAAACGGGCTCGGCCTGCCGCCCGGCACGTACTCGCGACTGGTGGTCGCCGCAGACGCCGCCGCCGAACTCGAGCGCCTGACCGCAGGCTCCGCACCCGAGCCGCCGCCACGGATTACCGGGCCGATCGTCGTAGACCGGCACACCGACACCCACATGTTCGAGGAGCACGCCGAGGTCCATCTCGACGCGCTGAACTCATTGATAGCCCGACTGCCTGCGGAGACATCAAACGAATATGAGACGTATATTCTTTCCGTGATCAGTCAGTGCGTGAAGGTCGAGATGCTGGCCGCCAACTCGTGGCGGGTGGCGATCAATGCGGACGAGGCGTCGGCAGCACGGCTGATGCGTCAGCTCGAAGCCCTGGAGGCAACGCGCGGCGCGCTGCTGGACCGCATGGCGACGAGCCTGAGCGCTCGCTTCAATCAGGCCTGCGCACAGTCGTCGCTACCCGAACCCGTGATCGCTGCCTTGCTCGGGGTGACCGTCGCGGAGATGTGGGACATCCGCAACACCGGCGTCATCCCGCCGGGAGCCCTCCCCCGCGTGCGGGCGTTCGCCGACCGCGTCGACCAGACCGATGGAGAACAACAGTGA
- a CDS encoding WhiB family transcriptional regulator, with protein sequence MGHPCSVNPELWFGYADDDGGDGAAKARAYEQSATEARLQCLRRCPLAQQRLCARYAVENREEYGVWAGIKLPGGQYRKREQLAAAHDTLRRIAAGEISPRQLPDNAALLARREGDAAPVTATVFHLPVRPRSAA encoded by the coding sequence ATGGGGCACCCGTGCTCTGTCAACCCGGAATTGTGGTTCGGCTACGCCGACGACGACGGCGGCGACGGCGCTGCCAAGGCACGTGCATACGAGCAGTCCGCCACCGAGGCGCGGCTGCAGTGCCTGCGACGTTGCCCGCTGGCGCAACAGCGGCTGTGCGCGCGGTACGCGGTGGAGAACCGCGAGGAATACGGCGTGTGGGCGGGAATCAAGCTGCCCGGCGGGCAGTACCGCAAGCGCGAACAACTGGCCGCCGCCCATGACACGCTGCGCCGGATAGCCGCGGGGGAGATCAGCCCTCGGCAACTGCCGGACAACGCCGCCTTGCTGGCGCGCCGCGAAGGCGACGCCGCACCCGTGACCGCCACGGTGTTCCACCTGCCCGTACGCCCGCGGTCGGCCGCCTGA
- a CDS encoding acyl-CoA dehydrogenase family protein, giving the protein MTFDLTPTAAQHDLARRAHEFAESMIRPVALDFDQKQEFPWPVLEEAAQRGFYSPLFYRDLIGDPTGLSLPMFMEELFWGCAGIGLAIVMPALALSAIGQAASPEQMLEWAPQCFGTPGDLKLAALAISEPEGGSDVRNLRTTARRDGSDWVIDGHKMWIGNGGIADVHVVNAVVDEELGHRGQALFIVPGGTPGLELVRKLDKLGCRASHTAELKFNGVRVPAENLLGGQEKLEHKLEKAREVVAGGKRSGSATLGTFEQTRPMVAAQAIGIARAALEYATTYATQREAFGGPIIDNQGIAFPLAEIATQIDAARLLTWRASWMAAQGIAFERGEGSMSKMAASEVAVRATERAIQTLGGWGYINDHPVEKWYRDAKLYTIFEGTSEIQRIVIASALGANEGAPPLHVELEPSGGPLNRVFGRGTLLRGRVADAALAAKDRVPAPLMRVAMQVLRPPRK; this is encoded by the coding sequence GTGACTTTCGACCTGACGCCGACGGCTGCACAGCACGACCTTGCCCGGCGCGCCCACGAGTTCGCCGAGTCGATGATCCGGCCGGTGGCACTGGACTTCGACCAGAAGCAAGAGTTCCCGTGGCCGGTGCTCGAGGAGGCCGCCCAGCGCGGCTTCTACAGCCCGCTGTTCTACCGCGATCTGATCGGCGATCCGACCGGGTTGTCGCTGCCGATGTTCATGGAAGAGCTGTTCTGGGGTTGCGCCGGAATCGGTTTGGCCATCGTGATGCCGGCGCTGGCGCTGTCGGCGATCGGGCAGGCCGCGTCTCCCGAGCAGATGCTGGAGTGGGCGCCGCAATGCTTCGGGACTCCGGGTGACCTCAAGCTCGCGGCGCTGGCCATCTCCGAGCCCGAGGGCGGCAGCGACGTCCGCAACCTGCGGACCACGGCCCGTCGCGACGGCAGCGACTGGGTCATCGACGGCCACAAAATGTGGATCGGAAACGGCGGGATCGCCGACGTGCATGTGGTCAACGCCGTCGTCGACGAGGAGCTCGGGCACCGCGGGCAGGCGTTGTTCATCGTCCCGGGCGGCACCCCAGGGCTGGAGCTGGTGCGCAAGCTCGACAAACTCGGCTGCCGGGCCTCGCACACCGCCGAGCTCAAGTTCAACGGAGTCCGGGTTCCGGCGGAGAACTTGTTGGGCGGACAGGAGAAGCTCGAGCACAAACTCGAGAAGGCCCGCGAAGTAGTCGCCGGGGGAAAGCGTTCCGGCTCAGCCACATTGGGCACCTTCGAGCAGACCCGCCCGATGGTGGCCGCCCAGGCGATCGGCATCGCCCGCGCGGCGTTGGAATACGCCACCACCTATGCCACCCAGCGCGAGGCGTTCGGCGGGCCGATCATCGACAACCAGGGCATCGCGTTCCCGCTCGCCGAGATCGCCACTCAGATCGACGCGGCCCGGCTGCTGACCTGGCGGGCATCGTGGATGGCCGCGCAGGGGATCGCGTTCGAGCGCGGCGAAGGCTCGATGTCGAAGATGGCCGCCAGCGAGGTCGCGGTGCGCGCCACCGAGCGGGCCATTCAGACGCTCGGCGGCTGGGGCTACATCAACGACCACCCTGTGGAGAAGTGGTATCGAGATGCCAAGCTGTACACCATCTTTGAAGGTACCAGCGAGATCCAGCGCATCGTCATCGCCAGCGCGCTGGGTGCCAACGAAGGCGCTCCGCCGCTGCACGTCGAGCTCGAGCCGTCCGGTGGCCCGCTGAACCGGGTGTTCGGCCGCGGCACGCTGCTGCGCGGGCGGGTGGCCGACGCGGCACTTGCCGCCAAGGACCGGGTTCCCGCTCCGCTGATGCGGGTTGCTATGCAGGTGTTGCGGCCGCCGCGAAAATGA
- a CDS encoding GNAT family N-acetyltransferase, translated as MSTDKTGAEATVTAEDGKYTIAVDGETVGLAAVADRGEQRVFYHTEVDERFGGRGLATILIHEALEATRADGKRVVAVCPTVAVFIKKHPEFRDITDPVRPDVLQWVETL; from the coding sequence ATGAGTACCGATAAAACCGGCGCTGAAGCGACCGTCACGGCCGAGGACGGTAAGTACACCATCGCCGTCGACGGCGAGACGGTCGGCCTGGCCGCCGTTGCCGACAGGGGTGAGCAGCGGGTTTTCTATCACACCGAGGTCGACGAACGCTTCGGCGGACGCGGGCTGGCCACCATCCTCATCCACGAGGCCTTGGAGGCCACCCGCGCCGATGGCAAGCGAGTCGTCGCGGTCTGCCCGACGGTGGCCGTGTTCATCAAGAAGCACCCCGAGTTCCGCGACATCACCGATCCGGTCCGGCCGGACGTCCTGCAGTGGGTCGAGACGCTCTAG
- a CDS encoding TIGR03854 family LLM class F420-dependent oxidoreductase translates to MKVRFGISLGFNSPPGELAGVVDHLESSGVDSLWFSELVYSPAIDPVVGMAYALARTEHLKVGTSVAVLPGRHPVLVAKQLASLAAVAPKRVLPVFGLRSAIPAEREVFTVPDGERAAVFDESLRVLRAALVDESASYHGRYFTVTAAAVMPRPTPPLDIWLGGSAPAAFRRIGALADGWLGSFLTPAEAGAGREAIERAAEEAGRAIEPDHFGISLAVGDGDLPDELAAAVRKRRPDVDPAELIAADWGQLHRQLDGYLEAGLTKFVIRQAGTAPVDKFIDRFVAELSHRQN, encoded by the coding sequence GTGAAGGTTCGCTTCGGCATCAGCCTGGGCTTCAACTCACCACCCGGCGAGCTGGCCGGCGTCGTCGACCACTTGGAGAGCAGCGGGGTCGACTCGCTGTGGTTCTCCGAACTGGTCTACTCCCCCGCGATCGATCCGGTCGTCGGCATGGCGTACGCGCTCGCCCGCACCGAGCACCTCAAGGTCGGCACCTCGGTCGCCGTGCTGCCGGGCCGCCATCCGGTGCTGGTGGCCAAGCAGTTGGCATCGCTGGCCGCCGTCGCACCCAAGCGGGTGCTGCCGGTGTTCGGGCTGCGCTCGGCGATTCCGGCCGAGCGTGAGGTGTTCACGGTTCCCGACGGCGAGCGCGCGGCGGTGTTCGACGAGTCGCTGCGGGTGCTGCGTGCGGCGCTGGTCGACGAGTCGGCGAGCTACCACGGTCGCTACTTCACGGTGACCGCCGCGGCGGTGATGCCGAGACCCACTCCCCCGCTGGACATCTGGCTGGGCGGCTCGGCCCCGGCGGCGTTTCGGCGGATCGGTGCACTGGCCGACGGTTGGCTGGGCAGTTTTCTGACGCCCGCCGAGGCAGGCGCGGGCCGCGAGGCGATCGAGCGGGCGGCCGAGGAAGCCGGCCGGGCAATCGAACCCGATCACTTCGGCATCTCGTTGGCGGTCGGCGACGGCGACCTGCCCGACGAGTTGGCGGCGGCAGTTCGCAAACGTCGTCCAGACGTCGATCCCGCGGAGCTGATCGCCGCCGACTGGGGTCAGCTGCATCGCCAGCTCGACGGCTATCTGGAGGCCGGCTTGACGAAATTCGTTATCCGGCAAGCGGGTACAGCGCCGGTGGACAAGTTCATCGACCGGTTCGTCGCCGAGCTGAGCCATCGGCAGAACTAG
- a CDS encoding type II toxin-antitoxin system death-on-curing family toxin, with translation MTEYLDLDDLLEIARAAAVGDDVAVGDYGLLESALARPRASVFGQDAYPDLHRKAAALLHSLARNHALIDGNKRLAWTACRTFLAINDHWITGPEDDRFNLVIQVATGAMSDLDGIAGQLRTWSHREG, from the coding sequence ATGACCGAGTATCTGGATCTCGACGACCTGCTCGAGATCGCCCGCGCGGCGGCCGTCGGCGACGACGTCGCAGTCGGGGACTATGGCTTGCTGGAATCAGCTCTGGCGAGGCCGCGGGCGTCGGTGTTCGGGCAAGACGCGTACCCGGATCTGCACCGTAAGGCCGCTGCGTTGCTGCACTCCCTCGCCCGTAATCACGCCCTGATCGACGGAAACAAACGACTCGCCTGGACTGCCTGCAGGACGTTTCTGGCCATCAATGACCACTGGATCACCGGTCCGGAAGACGACCGGTTCAACCTCGTCATCCAGGTCGCAACCGGCGCGATGTCCGACCTCGACGGAATCGCCGGACAACTACGAACGTGGAGCCACCGGGAAGGCTGA
- a CDS encoding CopG family transcriptional regulator, translating into MGMTLRPSDEQAEALRRQAADEGRSMQAVALSAIDEYIARRAHTAKVADALQRVVREEARVLERLKDA; encoded by the coding sequence ATGGGAATGACTCTGCGGCCCAGCGACGAGCAGGCAGAAGCGTTGCGCCGGCAAGCCGCCGACGAGGGCCGGTCGATGCAAGCCGTCGCGTTGTCGGCCATCGATGAGTACATCGCCCGCCGCGCGCACACCGCCAAAGTCGCCGACGCCCTGCAGCGCGTGGTGCGTGAAGAGGCCCGGGTTCTGGAGCGCCTCAAGGACGCATGA